One segment of Candidatus Neomarinimicrobiota bacterium DNA contains the following:
- a CDS encoding family 1 encapsulin nanocompartment shell protein: MDFLKRSLAPITEAAWEAIDDEARRVLSINLTARQVVDVAGPKGLDFAAVSLGRLEVPDKEAAAGVRYGIPQVQPLVELRASFELNIWELDNIERGAKDLDLSSLTEAARRLAHFEDQTVYCGFKPAKLPGLCEVSTHKPLSITNDARTYPERVSQAILLLRNAGVEGPYALVLGDAPYLALTAAGPNYPLLKTVEHLLDGPVIHTAVLKGGFLVSTRGGDLELTLGQDLAIGYETHDTKTVRLYLTESFTFQVLTPEAAVCLDLKEK; the protein is encoded by the coding sequence ATGGATTTTCTCAAGCGCTCACTGGCCCCCATCACCGAGGCCGCCTGGGAGGCTATTGACGACGAGGCCCGCCGCGTCCTGAGCATCAACCTCACCGCCCGCCAGGTGGTGGATGTGGCCGGTCCTAAGGGACTGGACTTCGCCGCCGTCTCCCTGGGCCGCCTGGAAGTGCCCGACAAGGAGGCCGCCGCAGGCGTCCGCTACGGCATCCCCCAGGTGCAGCCCCTAGTCGAGCTGCGAGCCTCCTTCGAACTGAATATCTGGGAACTGGACAACATCGAGCGGGGTGCCAAGGACCTGGACCTGTCCAGCCTCACCGAGGCCGCCCGGCGCCTGGCCCACTTTGAAGACCAGACTGTCTACTGTGGCTTTAAGCCCGCTAAGCTCCCCGGCCTGTGTGAAGTCAGCACTCACAAACCGCTGTCAATCACCAACGACGCCAGGACCTACCCGGAACGGGTCAGCCAGGCCATCCTGCTGCTGCGCAACGCCGGTGTGGAAGGCCCCTACGCCCTGGTCCTGGGAGATGCCCCCTACCTGGCCCTGACCGCCGCCGGCCCCAACTACCCGCTGCTAAAAACAGTGGAACACCTCCTAGATGGACCGGTCATCCACACTGCCGTTCTGAAAGGCGGGTTTCTGGTTTCCACCCGCGGCGGCGACCTGGAACTCACTCTCGGCCAGGACCTGGCCATCGGCTACGAGACCCACGACACCAAGACGGTGCGCCTCTACCTGACCGAGTCCTTCACCTTCCAGGTATTGACGCCCGAGGCGGCGGTCTGCCTGGATTTAAAGGAGAAATAG
- a CDS encoding alpha/beta hydrolase has translation MYSRTLQGSVRNLTLDSTLLKGNPLGDPHVRTFPVYLPPVYDHGNARYPVIYALAGFTGTGLNMAGFSVWEENLPEQLDGLIVNSGCPPAILVMPDCFTRLGGSQYVNSSATGPYEDYLITEVIPFIDGQLRTVSDREHRGVTGKSSGGYGALTMAMKHPDTFAAAACHSGDMYFEYCYLREFPKAVDALIQYGGVEGFLKEFAGAVKKGPLIPTLNILAMAAAYSPDGEDYWLPFTLPSGELVPEIWERWLAHDPVRMVERGNHAEALRRLKLLYLDAGEKDEFALHLGARIFVERLKDLEIPYHYEEFSDGHFGINYRYKTSLELLAKALTGNP, from the coding sequence ATGTATAGCCGTACCCTCCAAGGCAGCGTCCGAAACCTGACCCTGGACAGCACCCTGCTCAAGGGCAACCCACTGGGCGATCCCCACGTCCGCACTTTCCCGGTCTACCTGCCGCCGGTGTACGACCACGGCAACGCGCGCTACCCGGTGATCTACGCCCTGGCGGGCTTCACCGGGACGGGTCTGAACATGGCCGGCTTCTCGGTCTGGGAGGAGAACCTCCCCGAGCAGCTGGACGGCCTGATCGTCAACAGCGGCTGCCCGCCCGCTATCCTGGTCATGCCCGACTGCTTCACCCGCCTGGGGGGCAGCCAGTACGTCAATTCCAGCGCCACCGGCCCCTACGAGGACTACCTCATCACCGAGGTTATCCCCTTCATTGACGGCCAGCTGCGCACAGTGTCAGACCGGGAGCACCGGGGTGTCACCGGCAAGTCCAGCGGCGGCTACGGCGCCCTCACAATGGCTATGAAGCACCCCGACACCTTCGCCGCGGCTGCCTGCCACAGCGGCGACATGTACTTCGAGTACTGCTACCTGCGGGAATTCCCCAAGGCGGTGGATGCACTCATTCAATATGGTGGCGTGGAGGGCTTCCTAAAGGAATTCGCCGGAGCGGTCAAGAAAGGCCCGCTCATCCCAACCCTGAACATTCTGGCCATGGCGGCGGCCTACTCGCCGGATGGGGAGGACTACTGGCTGCCTTTTACCCTGCCGAGCGGGGAGCTGGTGCCCGAAATCTGGGAGCGCTGGCTGGCACACGATCCCGTGCGCATGGTTGAGCGTGGGAACCATGCGGAGGCGCTGCGGCGTCTCAAACTGCTTTACCTCGACGCCGGCGAAAAGGACGAGTTCGCCCTCCACCTGGGCGCGCGCATATTCGTGGAGCGCCTGAAAGACCTGGAGATCCCCTACCACTACGAGGAATTTTCGGACGGGCACTTCGGGATCAACTACCGGTACAAGACCAGCCTGGAACTGCTGGCTAAGGCGCTGACTGGAAACCCTTGA
- the rpmA gene encoding 50S ribosomal protein L27: MAHKKGVGSSKNGRDSLSKRLGVKRFGGQLVTAGSILVRQRGTKFHPGRNVGLGGDDTLFSKIDGVVKFERKGRMKKLVSVYPPT; the protein is encoded by the coding sequence ATGGCACACAAGAAAGGCGTAGGCAGTTCCAAAAACGGACGCGACAGCCTCAGCAAGCGACTGGGGGTCAAGCGCTTTGGCGGCCAGTTGGTGACCGCCGGCTCCATCCTGGTACGCCAGCGAGGCACCAAATTTCATCCCGGCCGGAACGTAGGCCTGGGAGGTGACGATACCCTCTTCTCAAAAATCGATGGCGTTGTTAAATTCGAGCGTAAAGGGCGAATGAAAAAGCTCGTTTCCGTATATCCGCCCACATGA
- the mdh gene encoding malate dehydrogenase, translated as MKITVVGAGHVGATTSQRLAQHQLGEEVILVDIVEGIPQGKALDMYESTPVLGSDTRLIGTNDYKDAAGSFITVITAGQPRTPGMSRDDLLMANHKIVSEVTKQVMKHSPDTILIVVTNPLDVMCSVAYANSGLPSHKVIGMAGILDSTRFRSFIAMELNVSVKDVQALVLGGHGDSMVPLVRYTTVAGIPISELIEAKRVEEIVQRTRDGGIEIVNYLKTGSAYYAPAAAVAEMVESMIKNQRRVLPCSALLNGEYGVEGIFMGVPCILGKNGLEKIIELDITDDEKAALRKSADHVKGVLDRLNL; from the coding sequence ATGAAAATCACCGTCGTAGGTGCCGGACACGTCGGCGCCACCACCTCCCAGCGACTGGCCCAGCACCAACTGGGTGAGGAAGTCATCCTGGTCGATATTGTGGAAGGTATCCCCCAGGGTAAGGCCCTGGATATGTACGAATCAACTCCCGTCCTCGGCTCCGATACCAGACTCATCGGGACCAACGATTACAAAGACGCCGCCGGTTCGTTCATTACCGTCATCACCGCCGGCCAGCCCCGGACACCGGGCATGAGCCGCGATGACCTGCTCATGGCCAACCACAAAATCGTCAGCGAGGTCACCAAACAGGTGATGAAACACTCTCCCGATACCATCCTCATCGTGGTGACCAACCCCCTGGACGTCATGTGCAGCGTCGCCTATGCCAACAGCGGGCTGCCCTCCCACAAGGTCATCGGCATGGCCGGCATCCTGGACTCCACCCGTTTCCGCTCCTTCATTGCCATGGAGCTGAATGTCTCGGTTAAAGATGTCCAGGCGCTGGTGCTGGGCGGCCACGGCGATTCCATGGTGCCCCTGGTCCGCTACACCACCGTCGCCGGCATACCCATCAGCGAACTCATTGAGGCCAAGCGCGTCGAAGAGATCGTCCAGCGCACCCGGGACGGCGGCATCGAGATCGTCAATTACCTGAAGACCGGCTCGGCCTACTACGCCCCCGCCGCCGCAGTGGCCGAAATGGTGGAGTCCATGATCAAGAACCAGCGCCGGGTCCTCCCCTGCTCCGCCCTGCTAAACGGCGAGTACGGCGTGGAGGGCATCTTCATGGGCGTGCCTTGCATTCTCGGCAAAAACGGCCTGGAGAAGATCATCGAGCTGGACATCACCGACGACGAAAAGGCGGCCCTGAGGAAGTCGGCCGACCATGTGAAAGGTGTCCTCGACCGCCTCAACCTGTAG
- the rplU gene encoding 50S ribosomal protein L21 codes for MVEKAKDGYAIVDFAGKQFRVEAGQELKVPHTDGEAGANLQLERVLLLHDGGTTLFGQPTVAGAAVDATILGHGRDRKITVFKFRRRKGYRKKTGHRQDYSLLRINAINLVQASPAAEAPTEEVPTQPAPKKPAGKAAAPKKTTTVKKTAVTRKTTTTKKSAGAKKATTSGKSAAAKKTAAKPASKKKTGGS; via the coding sequence ATGGTCGAGAAAGCTAAAGACGGATATGCCATAGTGGACTTCGCCGGTAAGCAGTTCCGGGTAGAGGCGGGCCAGGAGCTCAAGGTCCCCCATACTGATGGTGAGGCTGGCGCCAACCTGCAGCTGGAGCGGGTGCTGCTGCTCCATGACGGCGGCACTACCCTTTTCGGCCAGCCGACGGTAGCCGGGGCCGCGGTGGACGCCACCATCCTGGGGCACGGCCGGGACCGGAAAATCACCGTCTTCAAGTTCCGCCGCCGCAAGGGCTACCGCAAAAAGACCGGTCACCGGCAGGATTACAGCCTTCTGCGCATCAACGCCATCAACCTGGTCCAGGCCAGCCCCGCCGCCGAAGCCCCGACTGAAGAGGTGCCCACCCAACCCGCACCCAAGAAGCCCGCCGGGAAGGCCGCCGCACCGAAGAAGACCACCACTGTGAAAAAGACAGCTGTGACCAGGAAAACGACTACCACTAAAAAGTCAGCAGGCGCAAAAAAAGCGACCACCAGCGGTAAGTCGGCCGCAGCTAAAAAGACTGCCGCCAAACCGGCCTCCAAGAAGAAAACCGGCGGCAGCTAA
- a CDS encoding RNA polymerase sigma factor, with protein sequence MDEKTVALIRSAQGGDQHAFHQLVAMYDAKIMALALQLLKNKEDAEDIYQEVFIKVWKSLGSFEFKSDFYTWLYRITSNTCFSYRSGRHRHHLDNISLEEGYHDAYTDEIQKRTEQQQHIIDAVDALPPKQKTVFVMRYYQGHKIKDIATLLGCTPGTIKRYLHRATLKLRKDLAAYA encoded by the coding sequence GTGGACGAGAAAACGGTCGCACTAATCCGATCTGCGCAAGGCGGCGATCAGCACGCGTTCCACCAGTTAGTAGCCATGTATGATGCGAAAATCATGGCCCTGGCACTGCAACTGCTGAAGAACAAGGAAGATGCTGAAGACATTTATCAAGAAGTTTTTATCAAGGTCTGGAAGAGTCTCGGTTCTTTCGAATTCAAGAGCGATTTCTATACCTGGCTCTATCGCATTACATCCAATACCTGCTTCAGCTACCGCAGCGGCCGACATCGGCATCACCTGGACAACATCTCCCTGGAAGAGGGCTACCACGATGCCTACACCGATGAGATTCAGAAGCGCACCGAACAGCAGCAGCATATCATTGATGCCGTGGATGCCCTGCCCCCGAAGCAGAAGACCGTTTTCGTCATGCGCTACTACCAGGGACACAAGATTAAGGACATTGCCACACTCCTGGGTTGCACCCCTGGTACCATCAAGCGGTACCTACACCGGGCAACCCTCAAACTGAGGAAGGATTTGGCGGCTTATGCCTAG